The Rhodocytophaga rosea genome has a segment encoding these proteins:
- a CDS encoding ankyrin repeat domain-containing protein yields the protein MLALEIAVSFYLVQASRNSDPAGKAMGQGLGYLGLTLGVVLTILLLTGFFTGIKSLVTGITLLACLTVAFLVLSQVKDTFDASLDGLLGKGFQSGSLVFPPGKPTSMARAIAAGDTIRIRTLAAEGLDLGQEGYEVKSYLHYAIQLAIDHGHSISSLRALLEAGADPNLRAPLVEPVTAYGKTGLEAMEMLLQKGADPNQRDIYRVPVLHHGVVPEKLKLLVAYRADINATSAYEPLAGYTPLMSLLDDEAWKSVLFLMEKGADTERRAEDGTTFREMMRRRRNAFNGSQIPIPPEFKQVEQRLGLGLDHPSQ from the coding sequence GTGCTGGCGCTGGAAATTGCGGTCAGTTTCTACCTGGTGCAGGCCAGTCGGAATAGTGATCCCGCCGGAAAAGCTATGGGACAGGGCCTGGGCTATCTAGGTCTAACCTTAGGAGTAGTGCTTACCATCTTGCTGCTGACAGGATTTTTTACGGGCATTAAAAGCCTGGTCACCGGTATCACCCTGCTAGCCTGCCTCACGGTAGCCTTTCTGGTGCTTTCCCAGGTGAAGGACACTTTTGATGCCAGCCTGGATGGCTTACTGGGGAAAGGATTCCAATCGGGTAGCTTGGTATTTCCTCCGGGAAAGCCTACCAGCATGGCCCGTGCCATTGCTGCTGGTGACACGATCCGCATCCGTACCCTTGCGGCCGAAGGACTGGATCTGGGGCAGGAAGGCTACGAGGTGAAATCCTATTTGCACTACGCCATCCAACTAGCCATCGACCACGGCCATTCTATATCTTCCCTCCGGGCCCTGTTAGAAGCAGGAGCTGACCCCAACCTTCGGGCTCCCCTGGTTGAACCTGTTACGGCGTACGGAAAAACCGGTCTGGAGGCAATGGAAATGCTGCTGCAAAAAGGAGCCGATCCCAACCAGCGGGATATCTACCGGGTTCCGGTTCTTCATCATGGCGTAGTCCCGGAAAAGCTAAAACTTCTGGTGGCTTACCGGGCCGACATCAACGCCACTAGCGCCTACGAGCCTTTGGCTGGCTACACGCCCTTGATGAGTCTGCTAGACGATGAGGCATGGAAATCAGTCTTGTTCCTGATGGAAAAGGGTGCGGATACGGAGCGCAGGGCTGAGGATGGAACTACATTTCGGGAAATGATGCGCAGGAGACGCAACGCTTTCAACGGATCACAGATTCCCATTCCACCCGAATTTAAACAAGTGGAGCAACGGCTTGGTTTAGGGCTGGACCACCCTTCCCAGTAA
- a CDS encoding ankyrin repeat domain-containing protein has protein sequence MSWYEVYIHALNMIFIAILIALLVTAVAYGLSRYSQFAPAILLGVALGLLLLAASLYYLFWLGGFTALILLLISSLLIHRRIYQHKTILQLDWVNKFTFRILTILVAYLASMVVQGAVLEADNTLFLGTTFLVLSIEFLLIPFLLWEKQKPPVVAVRKWLLILCIILPVFPFIIYLGSSQLVAQVIQEGNAKQVFPFLYLQQALGHTKKTNEALFLEAAAAGNAELISYLLEQGVDVNTADELQISALHQVVAYAPGEKVLSLLQLLQSKGANLNAENYAGYTPLMQASQDTLTVVKYLVEQGANINAEDGDGNTPFRQAARYGKKDICLFLLEKGAKVEKAEDIMAALESNQVGILQLVLEQGVIVDATDEGGYTALHKALLQSKTEMAAFLLKKGAKINEKILANLSNIKSPEIIDLLLKYGFSLRLTY, from the coding sequence ATGAGCTGGTATGAAGTATATATTCATGCGCTGAATATGATATTTATAGCTATTCTGATAGCCTTGCTGGTAACAGCGGTTGCTTATGGACTTTCCAGGTATTCTCAGTTCGCTCCTGCCATTTTACTGGGAGTAGCCCTGGGCTTACTACTGCTGGCTGCTTCTTTATATTATCTATTCTGGCTGGGTGGCTTTACGGCGCTCATTTTACTGCTGATCAGTTCATTATTAATTCACAGGCGCATCTATCAACATAAAACCATCCTGCAACTGGATTGGGTGAATAAATTCACTTTTAGAATACTTACTATTTTGGTGGCTTATCTGGCTAGTATGGTTGTGCAGGGGGCAGTATTGGAGGCAGATAATACTTTGTTTCTGGGAACTACTTTCTTAGTATTGAGTATAGAGTTTCTGCTGATACCTTTTCTTTTATGGGAAAAGCAAAAGCCTCCTGTGGTGGCGGTGCGTAAGTGGCTGTTGATTCTTTGTATCATTCTCCCCGTCTTTCCATTCATCATATATTTGGGTTCCTCTCAACTGGTAGCTCAAGTAATTCAGGAAGGAAATGCTAAACAGGTTTTTCCGTTCTTATATCTGCAACAGGCATTAGGACATACTAAGAAGACCAATGAAGCCCTGTTTCTGGAAGCGGCGGCTGCTGGAAATGCTGAATTGATATCGTACTTATTGGAACAAGGAGTTGATGTAAATACAGCCGATGAGCTACAAATTTCAGCTTTACACCAGGTAGTTGCCTATGCGCCCGGAGAAAAAGTTTTATCCCTGCTACAACTGCTTCAATCGAAAGGTGCTAACCTGAATGCAGAAAATTATGCAGGCTATACCCCCCTGATGCAAGCCAGCCAGGATACCCTCACAGTGGTAAAATATTTAGTAGAGCAAGGAGCAAACATAAATGCAGAAGACGGAGATGGCAATACACCCTTCCGCCAGGCGGCCAGGTATGGAAAGAAAGATATTTGCCTGTTCTTACTGGAAAAAGGTGCCAAAGTAGAAAAAGCAGAAGATATAATGGCTGCCCTGGAAAGCAACCAGGTTGGTATCCTTCAATTAGTGCTGGAACAAGGAGTCATAGTAGATGCGACAGATGAAGGAGGATATACTGCGTTGCACAAAGCACTTTTACAAAGTAAAACAGAAATGGCAGCTTTTTTACTGAAAAAAGGGGCGAAAATAAATGAAAAAATACTGGCGAATCTGAGCAATATTAAGAGTCCTGAGATAATAGATTTGCTTCTGAAATACGGATTCAGCCTACGCCTTACTTACTGA
- a CDS encoding FAD-dependent monooxygenase produces the protein MKRKEIAIIGGGIAGLTFSICLQQEGYQCHVFEKQPQFNEVGAAISVFPNALHVFEQAGIMDQIIAASGEITKVFIKTHTGQILTNSEPKYQLPAICMHRKELHSILLRNSPALLYANHQLQSLKNLPNGQVEIGFTNGQIKVFDAVIGADGIHSVVREHIIGDGKSIFRGYNIWRGIVDTSFDIGYGSETYGHGKRVGIVPIKKGQYGWWATHNEQYLQDDKPEGTKEKLLRLFGDWHHPIPELIAGTKTILKNGIQDRAPVRGWTKGNITLLGDAAHPTTPNLGQGGCMAIEGAYILAKAIEKYGITQTAFNRYEQLQFPRSKSITEDSLRIGTMGQLENKLAVLIRNSFFKLTPSSMAMKMLDKYFSYQVAELNI, from the coding sequence ATGAAAAGAAAAGAAATTGCCATTATAGGAGGAGGCATAGCCGGGCTCACTTTCTCTATCTGTCTTCAACAAGAGGGCTATCAATGTCACGTATTTGAGAAGCAGCCGCAGTTTAATGAAGTAGGAGCTGCGATAAGTGTATTTCCCAATGCCCTCCATGTTTTTGAGCAAGCAGGCATAATGGATCAGATCATAGCTGCTAGTGGAGAAATCACCAAAGTATTTATTAAAACTCATACTGGACAGATACTGACCAACTCTGAACCCAAATATCAACTTCCGGCAATTTGTATGCATAGAAAAGAGTTGCATAGCATCCTGTTAAGAAATTCCCCTGCCTTACTCTATGCTAACCACCAGCTACAGTCTTTAAAAAATTTACCTAATGGACAGGTAGAGATTGGTTTTACCAATGGCCAGATTAAGGTGTTTGATGCAGTGATTGGTGCCGATGGGATTCATTCTGTGGTAAGAGAGCATATCATAGGGGATGGAAAGTCTATTTTCAGGGGGTATAATATCTGGCGAGGCATTGTTGACACAAGTTTTGATATAGGGTATGGCTCTGAAACCTACGGCCATGGAAAAAGGGTAGGAATTGTACCTATTAAAAAAGGGCAATATGGATGGTGGGCAACCCACAATGAGCAATATTTACAAGATGATAAGCCGGAAGGAACAAAGGAAAAGTTGCTTCGGCTTTTTGGAGATTGGCACCATCCCATTCCCGAATTGATTGCTGGCACAAAGACGATTCTGAAAAACGGAATACAAGACAGAGCTCCGGTAAGGGGATGGACAAAAGGCAATATTACTTTACTGGGGGATGCTGCACATCCTACTACACCGAATCTGGGGCAAGGAGGATGTATGGCCATTGAAGGTGCTTATATATTAGCCAAGGCGATAGAAAAATATGGCATCACTCAAACTGCATTTAATAGATATGAGCAACTACAATTCCCCAGATCCAAATCAATTACAGAAGATAGTTTGAGAATAGGCACCATGGGGCAACTGGAAAACAAACTTGCGGTGTTGATCAGAAATAGTTTTTTCAAACTTACGCCTTCATCGATGGCCATGAAAATGCTTGACAAATATTTTTCTTACCAGGTTGCGGAGTTAAATATATAA
- a CDS encoding ankyrin repeat domain-containing protein translates to MLVIHSSVQGKLVNHTSLPTDQFSWQGECECSGRNPVDLNVFRSSYKTCGSKAFVRVINADGTYALPGATFFSALFNKKVTWNTYLYEKEHILASHIFETSKNNTLPPVHVYEQIICLSVSGEDKAFFQLLSQTLPRKIELEAEVGSKQHFSLQQVLQQGTITFSRLETSFAYPDTAYTHIQITCTQRNSGLFLSSLLDTTVSYQTGNILNLELPRDEFIKELLRIAVHYRLMECIKMLLSQPGYQALVTADIWEEVCKGNTSIADENESEKIASLLIESGVNPTLKNRHNYTLLHEAVEHNSLAIVRLALNHQSEINTPAGQETPLYKAVENMSLPMVQLLVEHGAFLEKGYVPDYAYELPISPLYKAVENIAYSTSVQEQEKLLSIIQYLVTKGADVQAKPSPEAKGMPEVIKEGFSYQLAPSQSQLQKSLEYLLQP, encoded by the coding sequence ATGTTGGTCATCCATTCATCGGTGCAAGGCAAACTGGTTAATCATACATCTTTACCAACTGATCAATTCAGCTGGCAGGGCGAATGCGAATGTAGCGGACGCAATCCTGTGGACTTGAATGTATTTCGTTCTTCTTACAAAACTTGTGGCAGCAAAGCTTTTGTAAGGGTAATAAACGCAGATGGAACCTATGCACTTCCTGGTGCTACCTTCTTTTCGGCTTTGTTTAATAAAAAAGTCACCTGGAATACTTATTTGTATGAAAAAGAACATATCCTGGCTTCTCATATTTTTGAAACCAGCAAAAATAATACTCTTCCGCCAGTGCATGTATATGAGCAAATAATATGTTTGTCTGTAAGTGGGGAGGATAAGGCATTTTTTCAACTACTCAGCCAAACCTTGCCAAGGAAAATTGAACTTGAAGCAGAAGTTGGTTCTAAACAACACTTTTCTTTGCAACAAGTATTACAGCAAGGAACAATAACATTTTCCAGACTGGAAACTTCCTTCGCTTATCCGGATACAGCATATACTCATATACAGATCACCTGTACACAACGCAATAGCGGGCTTTTTTTAAGCAGTTTGCTGGATACAACTGTTTCTTACCAAACCGGAAATATTTTAAACCTAGAATTACCCAGAGATGAATTTATCAAGGAATTGCTACGTATCGCTGTGCATTACAGGCTTATGGAATGTATAAAAATGCTTCTGTCGCAGCCAGGATACCAGGCATTGGTAACTGCCGATATATGGGAGGAGGTATGTAAGGGAAATACTTCCATAGCTGATGAGAATGAATCAGAGAAAATAGCCAGCTTGCTGATTGAAAGTGGGGTAAATCCTACTTTGAAAAACCGGCATAATTATACACTGCTACATGAGGCTGTTGAGCATAATTCTTTGGCAATTGTACGTCTGGCGCTAAATCATCAATCAGAAATCAATACACCTGCTGGTCAGGAAACGCCCTTGTATAAAGCGGTAGAGAATATGAGTTTACCCATGGTACAGTTACTTGTAGAACATGGCGCTTTTCTGGAAAAAGGATATGTTCCTGACTATGCCTACGAGTTACCGATTTCTCCTTTGTACAAGGCAGTGGAGAATATAGCTTATAGTACTTCTGTACAGGAACAGGAAAAACTGTTGTCTATTATACAATATCTGGTAACCAAAGGAGCCGATGTGCAGGCTAAGCCAAGTCCAGAAGCTAAAGGAATGCCAGAAGTGATCAAAGAAGGATTTTCATACCAGCTTGCGCCTTCCCAATCCCAATTGCAGAAATCGCTTGAATACCTATTACAGCCTTAA
- a CDS encoding carboxypeptidase-like regulatory domain-containing protein yields MKRIFNTYILSFLAICLLLSCMLTFLNSCKKDDESSVIDSGKDPLQPASDITTTIAGIVLDENGIPLTNVQVEIHGKTITTNTDGNFILPNISVPGNRCVISCTKAGYFTSLRAELPIKDKVTSTRIRMMSSTTTHTINAATGGKASLANGSVVDIPANSLVTPSGSSYSGQVSMSVRYMDPTVPGFGEFVPGGDLLARRTDESTTMLYSYGILRVKLTGSSGENLQITPGKNALLTMDIADEQLSTAPTTIPLWYFDEETGAWQEDGVATKQGDTYIGTVSHFTDWNCDDPKETATIIGQLVDCQNKPMYGNVQFGQTSSEIEASTQSDGSKQGNFSQRVPADIPTMVIIYRPFLVNPNPADIKGSAMLLVPVPPLKPGQVYDVGTLQPFPCPNTAEGTFKTKSGDQVEQVSFKVVDGGPNEGISGGIQNVYNLGQIFSISAFPAKATFSMTARTTSGITTTKLFQTTAAGETVDLGEIDLTGNVSLITVSGIISCQDTPVSGASVKAEWASGSTTVATNTSGVYGFSVPANQAVVLTITHTQGIITKNFQTPAGGSHQVGVTDICAPTATAGENSFTINGDIYSNALKVITVQPFPTSYASFDRDKNLTTVAVISNPDTLGFSLVFQGKPIGQTTQTTATGGRIWRKSGNKTINYYAGMGIGDASTTAHITVTKYDTVNGLVVGTFSGTYIGDNGKTITITNGKFSVIRNKDFSINECQGVCL; encoded by the coding sequence ATGAAGCGAATATTCAACACATATATACTCTCTTTCCTTGCCATCTGCCTGCTCCTGAGTTGTATGCTGACCTTTCTCAACAGCTGCAAGAAAGACGATGAATCCTCTGTCATTGACTCAGGCAAAGATCCTTTGCAACCTGCCAGTGATATAACCACTACAATTGCCGGAATAGTTTTGGATGAAAATGGTATTCCCCTGACAAATGTACAGGTGGAAATACATGGAAAAACTATTACTACTAATACAGACGGAAATTTTATATTACCCAACATTAGTGTACCGGGTAACCGCTGTGTCATTTCCTGTACTAAAGCCGGATATTTTACAAGCCTACGGGCTGAACTACCTATCAAAGACAAAGTCACTTCTACCAGAATCCGGATGATGAGCAGCACTACCACTCATACCATTAATGCGGCTACTGGTGGCAAAGCCAGTCTGGCTAATGGTTCTGTGGTAGATATTCCGGCTAATAGTCTCGTTACACCATCAGGAAGTAGTTATAGTGGGCAAGTCAGTATGTCTGTTCGCTACATGGACCCTACAGTTCCTGGTTTTGGGGAATTTGTACCTGGTGGCGATTTGCTTGCCAGGCGCACGGATGAAAGCACTACTATGCTCTACTCCTATGGTATTTTACGGGTGAAACTCACGGGCAGCAGCGGTGAAAACTTGCAAATTACTCCTGGCAAAAATGCTTTGCTTACCATGGATATTGCAGATGAACAACTCTCTACGGCACCCACTACCATTCCCCTGTGGTATTTCGATGAAGAAACAGGTGCCTGGCAGGAAGACGGCGTAGCTACTAAACAAGGTGATACATACATAGGTACCGTTTCCCACTTTACGGACTGGAACTGCGATGATCCCAAAGAAACGGCTACTATAATCGGACAGTTGGTTGATTGCCAGAATAAGCCAATGTATGGCAATGTACAATTTGGCCAAACCTCCAGCGAAATTGAAGCAAGCACGCAATCAGATGGTTCCAAACAAGGAAATTTTTCACAACGAGTGCCGGCAGATATACCCACCATGGTAATTATCTACCGTCCTTTCCTGGTAAATCCAAATCCTGCTGACATAAAAGGCAGTGCCATGCTGCTGGTACCGGTGCCCCCTTTAAAACCAGGACAAGTATATGATGTGGGTACTTTACAGCCTTTCCCTTGTCCGAATACTGCTGAGGGTACATTCAAAACCAAGTCAGGCGATCAGGTAGAACAGGTATCTTTTAAAGTAGTGGATGGCGGTCCCAATGAAGGAATTTCAGGTGGTATACAAAATGTATATAATCTGGGTCAGATTTTCAGCATCAGTGCTTTTCCTGCCAAAGCTACATTCTCGATGACGGCCCGTACCACTTCAGGCATTACAACTACTAAATTATTTCAGACTACCGCTGCCGGAGAAACCGTAGACCTGGGGGAAATCGATTTGACTGGTAATGTATCTCTAATTACGGTGTCAGGTATAATATCTTGTCAGGATACGCCAGTATCTGGGGCATCGGTAAAAGCTGAATGGGCAAGTGGAAGCACTACTGTAGCTACCAATACATCCGGAGTATATGGATTTTCTGTGCCAGCCAACCAGGCTGTTGTACTTACTATTACTCATACGCAGGGAATAATCACGAAAAATTTTCAAACACCAGCTGGTGGTTCTCATCAGGTGGGTGTAACAGATATTTGTGCGCCAACTGCTACAGCTGGTGAAAACAGTTTTACGATCAATGGTGATATTTACTCCAATGCCCTGAAAGTAATTACCGTTCAGCCTTTCCCCACAAGTTACGCCTCTTTCGACCGGGATAAAAACCTAACAACTGTTGCGGTAATTAGCAATCCTGATACACTTGGATTTTCCTTAGTTTTCCAAGGCAAACCTATTGGTCAAACTACCCAAACCACTGCTACCGGTGGCCGTATCTGGCGCAAGTCAGGCAACAAAACCATCAATTATTATGCTGGGATGGGAATTGGTGATGCCAGTACAACTGCCCATATTACTGTAACCAAATATGATACTGTGAATGGATTAGTAGTGGGTACATTTTCAGGCACCTATATAGGTGATAATGGAAAAACCATTACGATCACCAATGGCAAGTTTTCAGTGATCCGCAATAAAGATTTCAGTATCAATGAATGCCAGGGTGTATGCTTATAA
- a CDS encoding TetR/AcrR family transcriptional regulator — protein sequence MDPKQSVLENLQISLENAYVTMYQYSFFFVESLQSLQQYPLLFAAYTTLVNERKVMLKEVFTGFKQNNIFKAEVTEEELNTLFELFFIVSEGWIRFGHLQNKAFTKQDIAHYSRITLELFDPYFSSKVKSKRWLN from the coding sequence ATGGACCCTAAACAATCCGTATTGGAAAATCTGCAGATTAGTCTAGAAAACGCTTATGTAACCATGTACCAATACAGCTTTTTCTTTGTTGAATCACTACAATCTTTACAACAATACCCCTTATTATTTGCTGCCTATACTACCTTGGTAAATGAAAGGAAAGTAATGCTCAAAGAGGTGTTTACAGGCTTTAAGCAAAATAATATTTTTAAAGCAGAGGTAACTGAAGAAGAGTTAAATACATTGTTCGAGCTTTTTTTTATTGTTTCAGAAGGCTGGATTAGATTTGGCCATCTGCAAAACAAGGCTTTTACTAAGCAAGATATTGCCCATTACAGTAGAATTACCTTAGAACTTTTTGACCCTTATTTCTCTAGCAAAGTGAAGAGTAAAAGATGGTTAAATTAA
- a CDS encoding ankyrin repeat domain-containing protein translates to MLVSLEQASQVQALLEKHPDLEASEALLTAVSKDNLTLTSWLLEKNSHINYQRSEDQRTALYIAVCADNYEMTKVLLAHQANPDIQDGDGWTPLMDAVFHTNKPMIELLLSHKANISLRDKENKTALEMAKSANNQEIISLLNQYNNSLKRK, encoded by the coding sequence GTGCTGGTTTCTTTAGAACAGGCTTCGCAAGTACAGGCTCTCTTAGAGAAACATCCTGACCTGGAGGCGAGCGAGGCTTTGTTAACAGCCGTTTCAAAAGATAATTTGACCCTTACCAGTTGGCTGCTTGAGAAAAATAGCCATATCAATTACCAGCGATCAGAAGATCAAAGAACGGCTCTTTATATTGCCGTTTGTGCGGATAATTATGAAATGACAAAAGTGTTGCTGGCTCATCAGGCAAACCCGGATATACAGGATGGGGATGGTTGGACACCTTTAATGGATGCTGTTTTTCATACCAATAAGCCAATGATAGAACTTTTGCTCTCACATAAAGCGAATATTTCTTTAAGAGATAAAGAGAACAAAACAGCTCTCGAGATGGCAAAAAGCGCTAATAACCAGGAGATTATCTCTTTACTGAATCAATACAACAATAGCCTGAAACGGAAGTAG
- a CDS encoding DUF4132 domain-containing protein, which produces MQNLPKAEQPAWNELFVYASKLAGRSDPPAKAKETLEFLEKVGKENYRKYFLQWLEWAAASKATEDIEEDYYYYYYRINDYNTDILKGLVFIATPILDNELCRTLANFALKECFKGSLLERLGTGSCKSLGMAEGACGISHLIRIRYKVKKTGTRKSIDGIIEKAAKRLGLSKGEVEDLSVSGFGLSEGKLVQILGDHQAHIILEIPAKALVHWFNPDGKEQKSVPAEVKNNFAAELKQLKETVKQIEETLSTQKERMDRFYLENRSFTFPKWQEFYLDHGLMQFLCRRLIWTFEKNGHIQTGIWLSGKLVDVHGKALEGLSDDTVVRLWHPIEATVEQITCWRNFMETHKIQQPMKQAYREVYLLTAAEVNTNMYSNRFASHILKQNQFTTLARLRDWKYTLILGYDGGSGDSVAERKLAPWGLVAEFWINQLDITDHPSAYSDGGSFLYVGTDQVRFTKNEEALPLHEVPPLVLSEILRDVDLFVGVSSIGNDPNWTDGGTHREHQAYWQSYSFGNLNESAKVRKEVLENLLPKLKIASKCSIEGKFLKVKGSLRTYKIHLGSGNILMEPNDQYLCIVPSRNPKEADKLFLPFEGDRVLSLVLSKAFLLAEDTKITDTTITSQIQSK; this is translated from the coding sequence TTGCAAAACTTACCAAAAGCAGAGCAGCCTGCCTGGAATGAGTTATTTGTGTATGCTTCCAAACTGGCAGGCCGTTCCGATCCTCCGGCTAAAGCCAAAGAAACCCTGGAATTTCTCGAAAAAGTAGGCAAAGAAAACTACCGGAAATACTTCTTGCAATGGCTGGAATGGGCGGCTGCCTCAAAGGCTACGGAAGATATAGAAGAAGACTATTACTACTATTATTATCGAATTAATGATTACAACACAGATATACTCAAAGGACTTGTATTTATAGCCACACCCATCCTTGATAATGAGCTTTGCCGCACCCTGGCTAATTTTGCGCTGAAAGAATGCTTTAAGGGGAGTTTACTGGAAAGGCTAGGAACCGGTTCCTGCAAATCGCTAGGTATGGCGGAAGGTGCTTGTGGTATATCCCATCTGATCCGGATCCGCTATAAGGTCAAGAAAACAGGTACCCGTAAATCTATTGATGGCATTATCGAAAAAGCAGCCAAACGTCTGGGCTTATCAAAAGGAGAGGTAGAAGACCTTTCGGTATCCGGATTTGGTCTTTCGGAAGGAAAACTAGTTCAGATTTTAGGAGATCACCAGGCACATATTATCCTGGAAATTCCGGCTAAAGCATTGGTGCATTGGTTTAATCCAGACGGTAAAGAACAAAAATCTGTTCCTGCGGAAGTGAAAAATAATTTTGCTGCTGAGCTGAAACAACTGAAAGAGACTGTAAAACAGATCGAAGAAACCTTGTCTACCCAAAAAGAGCGCATGGACCGCTTTTACCTGGAAAACCGCAGCTTTACTTTCCCCAAATGGCAAGAGTTTTACCTCGACCATGGATTGATGCAGTTTTTATGCCGAAGACTCATATGGACTTTCGAGAAAAATGGCCACATTCAGACTGGGATCTGGTTAAGCGGAAAGCTGGTAGATGTACACGGAAAAGCCTTAGAGGGATTGTCTGATGATACAGTGGTTAGGTTATGGCATCCGATTGAGGCTACTGTAGAACAAATAACGTGCTGGCGTAATTTTATGGAGACGCACAAAATTCAGCAGCCCATGAAACAGGCTTACCGGGAGGTATATTTGCTCACTGCTGCAGAAGTAAATACAAATATGTATTCCAACCGTTTTGCCAGCCATATTCTGAAACAAAACCAGTTTACTACCCTTGCCCGGCTCCGGGATTGGAAGTACACCTTGATATTGGGGTATGATGGAGGAAGCGGAGATTCTGTGGCAGAAAGAAAATTAGCTCCCTGGGGTTTGGTTGCTGAATTCTGGATCAATCAACTGGACATCACAGATCACCCAAGTGCGTACTCCGATGGTGGATCATTTCTGTATGTTGGTACTGATCAGGTTCGCTTTACGAAAAATGAAGAAGCCCTGCCTTTACATGAAGTACCTCCTTTGGTATTATCGGAAATTCTTCGGGATGTGGACCTGTTTGTGGGTGTTTCCAGCATTGGCAATGATCCCAACTGGACAGATGGCGGAACCCACCGGGAGCACCAGGCCTACTGGCAAAGTTATTCCTTCGGAAACCTGAATGAGTCGGCTAAAGTGCGGAAAGAGGTACTGGAAAACTTATTACCCAAGTTAAAGATTGCTTCTAAGTGCAGTATTGAGGGTAAGTTTTTGAAAGTGAAAGGTAGTTTACGTACCTACAAAATTCACCTCGGGAGCGGCAATATCCTTATGGAACCCAATGACCAGTATTTATGCATTGTACCCAGCCGAAATCCCAAAGAAGCAGATAAATTATTTCTTCCTTTTGAAGGAGACAGGGTATTGTCACTGGTACTAAGCAAAGCATTCTTGCTTGCCGAGGATACCAAAATAACCGATACAACCATTACTTCCCAGATTCAATCTAAGTAG
- a CDS encoding lysozyme inhibitor LprI family protein — MNRIYKYALSQLSVEEQTLLKTAQKSWLTFRDNHCKVYGKMYHGSPGMVMMLAVCRKELTLHRIEELKVLSER; from the coding sequence CTGAATAGAATATACAAATATGCGCTTTCACAGCTTTCAGTAGAAGAGCAAACTTTGTTGAAGACAGCCCAGAAAAGTTGGCTTACTTTCCGCGATAACCATTGCAAAGTATATGGAAAAATGTATCATGGCAGCCCTGGCATGGTGATGATGTTAGCTGTTTGCCGGAAAGAATTAACCTTGCACCGGATAGAAGAATTGAAAGTTTTATCCGAACGATAA